A single Vulcanisaeta distributa DSM 14429 DNA region contains:
- a CDS encoding PaREP1 family protein, with translation MALMLSPTIAELLRELSGGGDVEEFIVSLIAERLDPPRRVEFYLKLSEDYLRNAEELYSKGDLAQAGEKYWGAVTALLNAIAEMRGWEHYSHRDYDVVIGKLYKEVCDKSLLMDFRMAEALHANFYRNFMDKEEFEIHRQAALELIERLRGVIKGLKHGS, from the coding sequence ATGGCATTAATGCTCTCACCCACAATAGCGGAGCTATTAAGGGAATTGTCTGGTGGTGGGGATGTCGAGGAGTTTATAGTTAGCCTAATTGCCGAGAGGCTTGATCCTCCTCGTAGGGTTGAGTTTTATCTTAAGCTTAGTGAGGATTACCTGAGGAATGCGGAGGAACTGTACAGTAAGGGTGACTTAGCCCAGGCCGGCGAGAAGTACTGGGGCGCCGTGACGGCATTACTCAACGCCATCGCCGAGATGAGGGGTTGGGAACACTATAGCCATAGGGATTATGACGTAGTAATTGGGAAGTTGTATAAGGAAGTCTGTGATAAATCTCTTCTGATGGATTTTAGAATGGCCGAGGCACTCCACGCAAACTTCTACCGCAACTTCATGGACAAGGAAGAGTTCGAAATACATAGACAGGCGGCTCTGGAGTTGATTGAGAGGTTAAGGGGCGTTATTAAGGGGTTAAAGCATGGCTCTTAG
- a CDS encoding NAD(P)/FAD-dependent oxidoreductase yields the protein MDGDIDVYDVIIIGAGIAGLSAALYAARQGLRTLVISKDIGGQLSLTDEVQNYPGFISIKGLDLVRRVENQARIFGAEIVFDEVVKLDKVDGGDFVIRTASGDEYRSIAVILAFGKTPRDLGVPGEQELKGKGVSYCTICDAALYRGQDVALVSWGEPAYEAAEILMNVVNRFYWVFPGDKPVNDDEFMNLMLNSGKAVLMPRHDVVEIKGKGRVESVVVRDRVTGRTLEIPVKAVFIEIGYVAKTDFVRNLVKLNEKGEIVIDEYGRTGTEGLFAGGDVCVSPYKQAVIAAAQGVIAALSAYSYVMARKGKEVKLASDWRKLNIPGEKRESRTSLKISF from the coding sequence ATGGATGGAGACATTGATGTTTATGATGTCATAATCATAGGCGCGGGCATAGCAGGGCTTAGCGCGGCGTTATACGCCGCTAGGCAGGGATTAAGGACCTTAGTCATTAGTAAGGATATTGGGGGACAATTATCGTTAACAGATGAGGTTCAGAATTACCCTGGCTTCATTAGCATCAAGGGGTTAGACTTAGTTAGGAGGGTTGAGAATCAGGCCAGGATTTTTGGTGCTGAAATCGTGTTTGATGAGGTTGTTAAGCTTGATAAGGTTGATGGGGGTGACTTCGTTATAAGGACTGCCAGTGGCGATGAGTATAGGAGCATAGCCGTGATATTGGCATTCGGTAAGACGCCAAGGGACTTGGGCGTACCTGGCGAGCAGGAGCTTAAGGGTAAGGGCGTGAGTTACTGTACAATATGTGACGCCGCATTATACCGTGGGCAAGACGTGGCACTTGTGTCCTGGGGAGAACCGGCTTATGAAGCCGCCGAAATATTGATGAACGTTGTAAACAGGTTTTACTGGGTTTTCCCTGGTGATAAGCCTGTAAATGATGATGAATTCATGAACCTAATGCTCAATAGCGGTAAGGCTGTATTAATGCCTAGGCACGACGTAGTGGAAATAAAGGGTAAGGGTAGGGTTGAGTCTGTGGTTGTGAGGGATAGGGTTACGGGGAGGACCCTTGAGATACCCGTTAAGGCCGTATTCATTGAGATTGGTTATGTGGCTAAGACGGACTTCGTGCGTAATCTAGTTAAGTTGAATGAGAAGGGTGAGATAGTGATTGATGAGTATGGTAGGACAGGTACTGAGGGCTTATTTGCGGGTGGGGATGTATGTGTATCTCCATATAAGCAAGCAGTCATTGCCGCGGCGCAGGGAGTAATCGCGGCGTTGTCCGCGTATTCATATGTAATGGCTAGGAAAGGTAAGGAGGTTAAGCTAGCATCGGACTGGAGGAAGCTCAACATACCTGGTGAAAAGAGGGAAAGCCGTACCTCCCTAAAAATAAGTTTCTGA
- a CDS encoding fumarate hydratase, giving the protein MPSLENVVKEAAKAIVRMASVSPAEDVVNALRNAVKIEIHEPSRVQLNAILTNIELAQKYTAAVCQDTGVPTFFIKLGDGFPIRSKLFSILTEAVREVTKELPLRSNSVDPLTERNSGDNTGIGIPVFDVELFDGNYLEMIYTPKGGGTELPSKAFVVPPGNAWERLPELVLNAVIDAGPMPCPPVIVGIGIGPNLDVAAKLAKKAAVLRPVGSRNSNPDIAKIEDALLNAINKLGIGAHGTGGNVTALDVHIEYAYRHPATFAIGIVFSCWATRRARAIVYPDGKYEVKPL; this is encoded by the coding sequence ATGCCGAGCCTTGAGAATGTGGTTAAGGAGGCTGCAAAGGCAATAGTAAGAATGGCCAGCGTATCACCAGCTGAGGACGTGGTTAATGCATTAAGGAATGCCGTTAAGATAGAAATTCATGAACCAAGCAGGGTTCAATTAAACGCCATATTAACAAATATTGAGTTGGCGCAGAAGTACACGGCTGCTGTATGCCAGGATACTGGCGTTCCAACATTCTTCATAAAGCTTGGCGATGGTTTCCCTATCAGGAGTAAGTTATTCTCAATACTTACGGAGGCCGTTAGGGAGGTCACTAAGGAATTACCCCTTAGATCTAACTCCGTTGATCCATTAACAGAGAGGAATAGTGGCGATAATACTGGTATTGGAATACCAGTATTCGACGTTGAATTATTTGATGGGAATTACCTGGAGATGATCTACACACCAAAGGGTGGCGGTACTGAGTTACCAAGCAAGGCATTCGTTGTACCGCCAGGCAATGCCTGGGAAAGACTGCCAGAGTTGGTGCTTAATGCCGTCATAGACGCCGGCCCAATGCCATGCCCACCGGTCATTGTTGGGATAGGCATAGGCCCTAACCTAGACGTTGCAGCTAAACTCGCCAAGAAGGCGGCTGTGCTTAGGCCCGTTGGTTCCAGGAATAGTAACCCCGACATAGCGAAGATAGAGGATGCACTCCTGAACGCCATTAATAAACTTGGCATTGGAGCCCACGGGACTGGGGGTAATGTAACGGCGTTAGATGTACATATTGAGTACGCCTATAGGCATCCAGCAACCTTCGCAATAGGCATAGTCTTCTCCTGCTGGGCAACAAGGAGGGCTAGGGCTATTGTTTACCCCGATGGTAAGTACGAGGTTAAGCCATTGTGA
- a CDS encoding AMP-binding protein: protein MSEDVIRRVFNPERIVPPSMRYKVIGIPQFKVVHQRSVRDLINFWSSEAKQLIWERAWNYVMVGDHYNTRWFVGGLIDAYRNIMGKHKSTWVWDKPAIIWESEEGITRVYTYSDLNEMVIKYSSILRGLGVGPHDWVMFYAPPMPEVIALALASVRLGAPFEFVFTGFGALDLARRISDRKPKVLITVDAFPRRGKPITVKSTVDKALSAINHNLKVLIINRMNVNVGVVQGRDLYIDEAPTLDAGEDYVADSTHPLFGLHIGYDEDLGLITHGVGGYLVQTYSTTRWMGLRPHDTYFCTVLPGWITGITYVVFGPFMIGSTVVLYEGGPDYPHWDRWWSILERYAVTVFLTTGAALRILSRQDPNLLLSHNLDMLRLILTTAEPLEASVWRWTYQFVGTGTVPTIDSLPSKLSGRIPVVHMFIQSELGTFVTGSLPNYTFVPLVPGSVGPPMPGFDIDVVDADGNPVRGSVGYLVVKSPWPAMPIEYTEHYVRKWVKGVYFVGDYAIMDNDMYIYPLGRADGVMKVNGYRISPGEIEKAVESLPWVKRAVVAGMLDDIKFESPVVIVEGNDGGPDDVKRVIRELVGPIAEPSRVVITTQLPSMSKGELRKLLKEHLWGLKTHDFIRKLLET from the coding sequence ATGTCCGAGGATGTTATAAGGAGAGTATTCAATCCCGAGAGGATTGTGCCACCATCAATGCGCTATAAGGTTATTGGTATTCCTCAATTTAAGGTTGTGCATCAACGCAGCGTCAGGGACTTAATTAATTTTTGGAGTAGTGAGGCTAAGCAATTGATTTGGGAAAGGGCGTGGAATTACGTAATGGTCGGTGACCATTATAATACACGGTGGTTTGTTGGTGGGTTAATCGATGCCTATCGTAATATAATGGGTAAGCATAAGTCAACGTGGGTTTGGGATAAGCCGGCTATTATTTGGGAGAGTGAGGAGGGCATTACCAGGGTATACACCTATTCAGACCTTAATGAAATGGTTATTAAATATTCATCAATACTTAGAGGTCTTGGCGTTGGCCCCCATGATTGGGTAATGTTCTATGCACCACCCATGCCTGAGGTAATTGCATTAGCGTTAGCCTCCGTTAGGCTTGGTGCGCCTTTCGAGTTCGTATTCACGGGCTTTGGGGCACTTGACTTGGCGAGGAGGATTAGTGATAGAAAACCAAAAGTACTGATTACTGTGGATGCATTCCCACGGAGGGGTAAGCCCATCACCGTTAAATCCACGGTAGATAAAGCATTAAGCGCCATTAACCATAATCTCAAGGTACTGATTATCAATAGGATGAACGTCAACGTAGGCGTGGTTCAGGGCAGGGACCTATACATTGATGAAGCGCCAACTCTAGATGCCGGTGAGGACTACGTGGCTGATTCAACGCACCCGCTCTTTGGGCTTCATATTGGCTATGATGAGGATTTGGGACTAATAACGCATGGCGTTGGTGGTTATTTAGTGCAGACTTACTCAACGACTAGGTGGATGGGGCTCAGACCGCACGACACCTACTTCTGCACAGTATTACCGGGTTGGATAACAGGGATTACTTACGTAGTCTTTGGCCCATTCATGATAGGCTCCACGGTGGTGCTTTACGAGGGTGGACCCGATTACCCGCACTGGGATAGGTGGTGGTCCATCCTAGAGAGGTACGCAGTCACGGTATTTTTAACGACAGGCGCCGCATTGAGGATACTCTCACGCCAAGACCCAAACCTCTTATTGTCACATAACCTCGACATGCTCAGACTAATACTAACGACCGCCGAACCCCTCGAAGCCTCGGTGTGGCGTTGGACATATCAGTTTGTCGGTACGGGGACCGTACCCACGATAGACTCACTCCCAAGCAAGCTGAGTGGTAGGATACCCGTGGTGCATATGTTCATTCAGTCAGAGCTAGGCACTTTCGTAACCGGGAGCCTCCCCAACTATACATTCGTACCATTAGTCCCAGGCTCCGTTGGCCCCCCAATGCCCGGCTTCGACATTGACGTGGTCGATGCGGATGGGAACCCCGTGAGGGGTTCCGTCGGTTACTTAGTTGTTAAGTCCCCTTGGCCCGCCATGCCGATTGAGTACACGGAGCATTACGTACGTAAGTGGGTTAAGGGTGTGTACTTCGTTGGGGACTACGCCATCATGGACAATGACATGTACATCTACCCATTGGGTAGGGCTGATGGTGTGATGAAGGTTAATGGGTATAGGATTAGTCCGGGCGAGATTGAGAAAGCCGTAGAGTCGCTACCCTGGGTTAAAAGGGCCGTGGTTGCGGGAATGCTTGACGACATTAAGTTTGAGAGCCCCGTAGTGATCGTAGAGGGTAATGATGGAGGCCCGGACGATGTTAAGAGAGTTATTAGGGAGTTGGTGGGCCCAATAGCCGAGCCATCACGCGTAGTGATTACTACTCAATTACCGAGCATGAGCAAGGGTGAGCTTAGAAAATTACTTAAAGAGCATCTATGGGGTTTGAAGACCCATGATTTTATTAGGAAATTACTCGAGACGTGA
- a CDS encoding CopG family ribbon-helix-helix protein: MGRVRRVSLAIDEDLLKAIDEAMVRVGEVNRSRFINTLISNAIAEQAAGAGGRVFSLVIVMYDHEFGDTEKYVTDIQHEFRDVIRVVTHTHVTDRDCIEVIHAMGDYERIQELTKRLTAIRRGIKYIKVTNIPIPTVS; the protein is encoded by the coding sequence GTGGGTAGGGTTCGTAGGGTTAGCCTGGCGATTGATGAGGATTTACTTAAGGCGATTGATGAGGCCATGGTTAGGGTTGGTGAGGTTAATAGGTCTAGGTTCATAAACACGTTGATTAGCAACGCAATTGCCGAGCAAGCGGCTGGTGCTGGTGGTCGCGTGTTTTCACTGGTAATTGTTATGTATGACCATGAGTTTGGTGATACAGAGAAGTACGTGACGGATATACAGCATGAGTTTAGGGATGTGATTAGGGTCGTAACCCACACCCACGTCACGGATAGGGACTGCATCGAGGTAATACACGCAATGGGCGATTACGAGAGGATACAGGAATTAACGAAGAGATTAACGGCAATAAGGAGGGGCATAAAGTACATAAAAGTAACGAATATACCAATACCAACAGTTAGTTAG
- a CDS encoding P-loop NTPase: protein MIKEPALELARDRLKGRGVIAIVSGKGGVGKSTVSALTALSIANRDYAVLIDLDIHGMSVPRLFGIENKMHDVSREGLEPIMINERLGIISLRGVIGSKYVVLPGERRGGVLLDLLAYTNYRDSKYVIIDMPPGMSDELLILHRVRNYLPIVVTSPSRQSVGVVEDLVRYLTDSGIKPTAMIINMAFMKCGHEVVKPFGSTDWAIELARKYGIELIKELPIDPAIEEYIGKINEYSGQLLTELSSMINTVIQEIQRY from the coding sequence ATGATTAAGGAGCCAGCGCTGGAATTGGCCAGGGATAGGCTGAAGGGTAGAGGGGTTATTGCTATTGTGAGCGGTAAGGGTGGTGTTGGTAAGAGCACCGTGTCGGCATTAACGGCATTAAGTATCGCCAATAGGGATTACGCAGTATTAATTGACCTGGACATACACGGTATGTCGGTGCCCAGGCTGTTTGGGATTGAGAATAAGATGCATGACGTGAGTAGGGAGGGTTTAGAGCCGATAATGATTAATGAAAGGCTTGGAATAATAAGTTTGAGAGGGGTAATTGGTAGTAAGTACGTAGTACTGCCGGGCGAAAGGCGAGGCGGCGTGCTCCTAGACCTATTGGCATATACTAACTACAGGGATTCCAAGTACGTAATAATCGACATGCCGCCTGGGATGAGCGATGAATTACTAATACTGCACAGGGTGAGGAATTACTTACCAATTGTGGTAACATCACCGTCGAGGCAATCCGTAGGTGTGGTTGAGGACCTAGTAAGGTATTTAACGGACTCGGGAATAAAGCCTACGGCTATGATCATAAACATGGCATTCATGAAGTGCGGCCATGAGGTAGTAAAGCCCTTCGGTAGTACTGACTGGGCGATCGAATTAGCCCGTAAATACGGCATTGAATTAATTAAGGAATTGCCGATAGATCCAGCGATCGAGGAATACATAGGTAAGATAAATGAGTACAGTGGGCAGTTACTAACGGAATTAAGCTCAATGATTAATACCGTGATCCAGGAAATACAAAGATATTAA
- a CDS encoding CBS domain-containing protein has product MNAQELMTGSVFTIDPNRELAVAVQLMVDHGFRHLPIIEGGSVRSVLTALDVINGIVNDGINALREPVVKYGSGKFLTVLHGDDAMAVIRKMLDNGIDHALVLKGNELAGIITERDIVNKMPEQVFVKYRVHEVANRDPIRVSEDASLASAMEVMVRHGIRHLLIADQDRLLGIMTVKDVLRYAIKYYKLRGQVDLSIAVSKLMSHNPVTIDSAASLIDAVRLMRRNNIGSLPIVEAGRLMGIITEHDVVKSIIK; this is encoded by the coding sequence ATGAATGCGCAGGAGTTAATGACGGGTAGCGTATTCACCATAGACCCTAACCGGGAATTAGCCGTCGCCGTACAGTTAATGGTTGATCATGGATTCAGGCACCTACCGATTATTGAGGGTGGCTCCGTGAGGTCGGTATTAACAGCATTAGATGTAATTAATGGGATTGTTAATGATGGTATTAACGCCCTAAGGGAGCCCGTGGTTAAGTATGGCAGTGGGAAATTCCTCACTGTGTTGCATGGTGATGATGCCATGGCTGTGATTAGGAAAATGCTTGATAACGGTATTGACCACGCGCTTGTACTTAAAGGAAACGAATTAGCCGGTATTATTACTGAACGTGATATAGTCAATAAGATGCCTGAGCAGGTATTCGTGAAGTACAGGGTTCATGAGGTTGCCAATAGGGATCCAATAAGGGTTAGTGAGGATGCTTCATTAGCCTCTGCCATGGAGGTTATGGTTAGGCACGGCATTAGGCATCTCCTGATAGCAGATCAGGACAGATTACTTGGTATAATGACTGTTAAGGACGTACTGAGGTATGCGATTAAGTACTATAAATTGCGGGGTCAGGTCGACCTTAGTATCGCTGTATCAAAATTGATGAGTCACAATCCTGTGACAATCGATAGTGCTGCGTCATTAATAGATGCCGTTAGGTTAATGAGGAGGAATAACATCGGCTCATTACCGATTGTTGAGGCTGGTAGGTTAATGGGTATAATCACCGAGCACGACGTTGTTAAGAGCATAATTAAGTAG
- a CDS encoding alcohol dehydrogenase catalytic domain-containing protein, whose product MRAVVFDRPGMENVRMMDVEVPRPSPNEVLVRVKYAGVNPVDYFTINRGGKPMPHIPGAEFVGVIEEVGSNVKGISVGDEVTIYNRLFDGTCRYCLVGHEELCVNGGLIGVVTNGGFAEYAVVPATNAIRIPRGVGLDEAATLPVGALTAWHMVFDRAGVKPGELVVVFGATGNVGSYAVQFAKLAGAVVIAVSRKASKVKGALMELGADYVVTPEEAQTLVNELSNGLGADLVIDAVGQATWNLSFQLVARYGKWVTAGALTGGDVTLSLPSLYSREVTILGSTGGTRAELIKLLDLLSKRRIKAPIYSKMSLDKVKEAFDTMFKAEDRVGKVLLIP is encoded by the coding sequence ATGCGTGCTGTCGTCTTTGATAGGCCTGGCATGGAGAATGTGCGTATGATGGATGTTGAGGTGCCAAGGCCTAGTCCGAATGAGGTGTTGGTGCGTGTTAAGTATGCGGGTGTTAACCCAGTGGACTACTTCACAATTAATAGGGGTGGTAAGCCAATGCCGCATATACCGGGTGCGGAGTTTGTTGGCGTGATTGAGGAGGTTGGCTCCAACGTCAAGGGCATCAGTGTTGGTGATGAGGTCACAATCTACAACAGGCTATTCGATGGCACCTGCAGGTATTGCCTGGTTGGTCATGAGGAGTTATGCGTGAATGGTGGATTAATAGGCGTTGTTACCAATGGCGGGTTCGCAGAATACGCCGTGGTACCCGCCACCAATGCCATTAGAATACCAAGGGGCGTCGGTCTCGATGAGGCAGCGACACTACCCGTTGGTGCATTAACCGCCTGGCATATGGTCTTTGACAGGGCAGGTGTAAAGCCTGGTGAGTTAGTCGTTGTATTTGGGGCCACGGGCAACGTGGGTAGTTATGCCGTTCAATTCGCAAAACTAGCCGGTGCTGTCGTAATCGCGGTAAGCCGTAAGGCAAGCAAGGTTAAGGGCGCATTGATGGAACTAGGCGCTGATTACGTAGTGACACCGGAGGAAGCCCAAACCTTAGTGAACGAGTTAAGTAATGGGCTTGGCGCCGACTTAGTGATCGATGCAGTTGGTCAAGCAACCTGGAACCTAAGCTTCCAATTGGTTGCTCGTTACGGTAAGTGGGTGACTGCCGGCGCACTCACTGGTGGTGATGTTACGCTTAGCTTACCGTCATTATACTCAAGGGAAGTCACCATACTAGGCTCGACAGGTGGTACCAGGGCTGAACTCATTAAACTACTTGACCTGCTTAGTAAACGCAGGATTAAGGCGCCGATCTACTCAAAGATGAGCCTCGACAAGGTTAAGGAGGCGTTCGACACCATGTTTAAGGCGGAGGATAGGGTAGGCAAGGTATTACTCATTCCGTGA
- a CDS encoding sulfite exporter TauE/SafE family protein produces MSINLLQLIELFMAALAISFVTSQGGISGAYLLLPIQSYILSTANPVISSTNLLYNIISIPLSIHEYLRERRIAAPFTLILVIGASAGAVVGTWLRGHYLTGGYAFSYFMSAVLLALAMEIILSNALLIRRVHTYETVVRCSRDKTSLVIITNKGNTYRVNTILLMVITLLVGIVSGTYGIGGASILSPVLMGPMGLPAYIISGPTLMVTLMVSLIGVLSYAYLGYPPDVINGLSMGLGGLIGIYLGTITQRRLPERHIRLTVAVATAIMGIYTILHVSRI; encoded by the coding sequence ATGAGTATTAACCTGCTCCAATTAATTGAATTGTTCATGGCGGCATTGGCGATATCCTTCGTAACGTCTCAGGGAGGGATATCCGGGGCTTACTTATTGCTACCGATACAATCATACATCCTTAGTACCGCAAACCCAGTGATAAGCAGCACAAATCTACTGTATAACATAATCTCAATACCATTGAGCATCCACGAGTACCTTCGTGAAAGGAGGATTGCCGCACCATTCACGTTAATCCTAGTCATAGGGGCGTCGGCAGGGGCTGTGGTGGGGACGTGGTTAAGGGGACACTACCTAACTGGCGGTTATGCATTTTCCTACTTCATGAGCGCCGTACTACTGGCATTGGCCATGGAAATAATCCTAAGCAATGCCTTACTTATAAGGCGGGTCCATACATATGAGACTGTAGTGCGGTGTAGCCGTGATAAGACATCGCTGGTTATAATAACAAATAAAGGCAACACTTATAGGGTTAACACCATATTGTTGATGGTTATTACATTATTGGTAGGCATAGTAAGTGGTACCTACGGTATAGGGGGCGCATCAATACTATCGCCAGTATTAATGGGCCCTATGGGGTTACCAGCCTACATAATCTCGGGACCAACATTAATGGTAACCTTAATGGTATCCCTCATTGGAGTATTGTCATACGCATACCTCGGTTATCCGCCTGATGTAATTAATGGATTATCCATGGGCCTTGGTGGATTAATTGGCATTTACCTAGGTACAATTACCCAAAGAAGACTCCCAGAACGCCATATTAGGCTCACGGTTGCCGTAGCCACGGCAATAATGGGCATTTACACCATACTGCATGTGTCAAGAATTTGA
- a CDS encoding hydrogenase/urease maturation nickel metallochaperone HypA, translating to MHEWSLASAIVESVDKWARENNVNNVIKVVVEIPSISMIDLEILKEAFDMLKQDSKLVKASLEVKVVAPKLRCRRCGYVLTDDDVKKQLNELMKDYGEEYPLHLIPDLAPALLKCPRCGSHDLEMEEPRIRVAEVVTE from the coding sequence GTGCATGAGTGGTCATTGGCATCAGCAATCGTTGAGAGCGTTGATAAGTGGGCCCGTGAAAATAATGTGAATAATGTGATTAAGGTCGTTGTTGAAATCCCATCAATATCAATGATAGACCTGGAAATACTTAAGGAGGCCTTCGACATGCTCAAGCAGGATTCTAAATTGGTTAAGGCATCCCTCGAGGTTAAGGTTGTTGCACCAAAATTAAGGTGTAGGCGTTGCGGGTACGTACTGACGGATGACGATGTTAAGAAACAACTAAATGAATTAATGAAGGATTATGGCGAGGAATACCCATTGCACCTAATTCCTGACCTGGCACCAGCATTACTTAAATGCCCTAGGTGTGGCTCTCATGATTTAGAGATGGAGGAACCAAGAATTAGGGTGGCCGAGGTGGTTACGGAATGA
- a CDS encoding FumA C-terminus/TtdB family hydratase beta subunit: protein MGTYYLKTPISDDDITKLRVGDTIYVSGILVSARDAAHVRMVESLHKGEKLPVDLRGGVIYHAGPVALKQGNTWRIVSMGPTTSARMDDFEPEVIEKLGVKLVIGKGGMGPKTTEAMKRYKAAYAIFTGGAGVLAAQAIKRVVDVHWLDLGIAEAMWVLEVENFGPLTVIIDSYGNNYYEDLRKNVRSKVPDLSKEVVNTIKSVIKV from the coding sequence ATGGGCACGTATTACCTCAAAACGCCAATATCTGATGATGACATTACGAAATTAAGGGTTGGCGACACAATATACGTAAGCGGTATTCTAGTCAGCGCCAGGGATGCAGCGCACGTTAGGATGGTCGAATCATTACACAAGGGTGAAAAGTTACCCGTAGATCTGAGGGGTGGCGTTATTTATCACGCGGGACCAGTGGCCCTTAAGCAGGGTAATACCTGGAGGATAGTTAGTATGGGGCCGACAACAAGCGCAAGGATGGATGACTTCGAGCCTGAGGTCATTGAGAAGCTAGGGGTTAAGTTAGTCATTGGTAAGGGCGGCATGGGTCCAAAGACCACGGAGGCCATGAAGAGGTATAAGGCAGCCTATGCAATATTCACGGGCGGTGCCGGTGTCCTTGCGGCGCAGGCAATAAAGAGGGTTGTTGATGTGCATTGGCTTGACCTGGGAATCGCTGAGGCCATGTGGGTTCTTGAGGTTGAGAATTTTGGACCGTTAACGGTAATAATCGATTCATACGGTAATAATTACTATGAGGATCTGAGGAAGAACGTCAGGAGTAAAGTACCTGACCTGAGTAAGGAGGTCGTTAATACGATAAAGAGCGTAATTAAGGTATAA